The proteins below come from a single Chitinophaga pinensis DSM 2588 genomic window:
- a CDS encoding phosphatidylglycerophosphatase A, which yields MIRIHKIFATSLGIGYIGKGGGTVAAAVAALCWYLALAGSAFAGLWPLVFTVAITVLGIWSGNEVEPYWGKDDKKVVIDEVAGMCVSLLFLPVNYWYVLAGLVLFRFFDIVKPLGIRRTEQLNGGLGVMMDDVVAGIYTNLLLQIAYHSNLFGG from the coding sequence ATGATCCGAATTCACAAAATATTCGCTACCAGCCTGGGTATAGGCTACATCGGCAAAGGCGGGGGCACAGTCGCAGCGGCTGTGGCAGCGCTCTGCTGGTACCTTGCACTGGCTGGTAGTGCATTTGCAGGCCTTTGGCCATTAGTATTCACCGTAGCCATCACCGTGCTCGGTATCTGGTCCGGTAATGAAGTAGAGCCTTACTGGGGTAAGGATGATAAGAAAGTAGTGATAGATGAAGTGGCCGGTATGTGTGTCAGTCTGCTGTTTTTACCGGTAAATTACTGGTATGTGCTGGCCGGACTGGTATTATTCAGATTCTTTGATATCGTTAAGCCATTAGGCATCCGCCGCACCGAACAACTGAACGGTGGTCTGGGGGTAATGATGGACGACGTGGTAGCAGGGATATATACAAACTTGTTACTGCAGATTGCCTATCACAGTAACCTTTTTGGAGGATGA
- the spt gene encoding serine palmitoyltransferase — protein MSKLLRAKEASLARVHTTKEKGIYPYFRPISSSQDTEVDIDGKKVLMFGSNSYLGLTNHPKVKEAAKRAIDKYGTGCAGSRFLNGTLDLHLELERRLAEYVGKEAALVFSTGFLANQGALSSLTGRNDYIILDELDHASIIDGSRLSFSKVIKYRHNNMEDLEAKLSALPQSSVRLIVVDGVFSMEGDIAKLPEIVALADTYGANIMVDDAHGLGVVGLNGAGTAAHFNLTDKVDVIMGTFSKSFASLGGFIAGDGDVIEYLKHSARSLIFSASMTPAAAASVLATLDIIQSEPEHIQRLWDNTNYARNLLKEAGFDTGHVSETPVIPIYIRNEEQVFRITRMLQDQGVFVNPVVPPAVQPDATLIRFSLMSTHTFAQIETAIDKLTETFTLAGIPLKQKI, from the coding sequence ATGAGCAAATTGTTACGTGCAAAGGAAGCCTCATTGGCCAGAGTTCACACCACTAAGGAAAAAGGGATCTACCCTTATTTTAGACCGATCTCTTCTTCTCAGGATACTGAGGTGGATATCGACGGTAAGAAGGTGTTAATGTTCGGATCAAATTCCTACCTGGGACTGACTAATCATCCCAAGGTAAAAGAGGCGGCCAAACGTGCCATAGACAAATATGGTACGGGATGTGCAGGGTCCAGATTCCTTAACGGTACTCTTGACCTCCATCTGGAATTAGAACGGCGCCTGGCGGAGTACGTAGGCAAAGAAGCCGCTCTCGTATTCAGTACCGGGTTTCTGGCAAACCAGGGCGCATTATCGAGCCTTACCGGCCGTAATGATTACATCATTCTTGACGAACTGGACCATGCTTCCATTATCGATGGCAGCCGTTTGTCCTTTTCCAAGGTGATTAAGTACCGCCATAATAATATGGAGGATCTGGAAGCCAAACTGTCTGCACTGCCACAGTCATCGGTACGTCTGATCGTAGTGGATGGTGTATTCAGCATGGAAGGCGACATCGCTAAACTGCCTGAAATCGTAGCCCTGGCTGATACCTATGGCGCGAACATCATGGTGGACGATGCGCACGGACTGGGTGTGGTAGGTCTGAATGGCGCCGGTACGGCTGCTCACTTCAACCTGACAGACAAAGTTGACGTGATCATGGGTACTTTCAGTAAGTCTTTTGCGTCTTTGGGTGGATTCATCGCAGGCGACGGCGACGTTATTGAGTACCTGAAGCACTCTGCCCGCTCACTGATCTTCAGTGCAAGTATGACGCCTGCTGCTGCTGCGAGTGTACTGGCTACCCTGGATATTATCCAGTCAGAGCCTGAACATATCCAACGTCTGTGGGATAATACCAACTATGCGCGTAATCTGCTGAAAGAAGCTGGTTTTGATACCGGTCATGTGTCTGAAACACCTGTTATTCCGATCTATATCAGAAATGAAGAGCAGGTATTCCGCATTACCCGTATGCTGCAGGACCAGGGTGTATTTGTAAATCCGGTGGTACCTCCGGCTGTACAGCCAGATGCAACACTGATCAGATTCTCTCTGATGTCTACACACACGTTTGCACAGATTGAAACTGCTATTGATAAATTAACGGAGACATTTACACTTGCGGGTATACCCTTAAAGCAAAAAATATAA
- a CDS encoding AsmA family protein: MTGKTRKRILRILLIPVAILIILAGIAVGVLYSQQQRLINLAIKELNKQLPGELVIGGSMISPFQNFPYISIGLKDVKFFATKQKTGRPMYQLEKLYVGFSLPDILQQKYNVKVIFLKKGHLDLVRDNNGNLNIVEANRIQQDTIATAAAESAALDLDIKKIVLSELEISFTDRPSGQHVNARISKIKTSFRAADNKIFADFTGGMVADYITPKDSSLFRNKHLNADFTVTYDQTKEFVTLTKGNLKLEDFSFSVSGTADLKNGNNVDFKIKGDKPDIGQLMSFAPASVADQVKQFKYDGRLYFDGLVKGKLAGEQMPLIQVNFGCENGWLMNPDAKKRIDSLGFKGYYTNGAEHSLKTSELHLMNMSAIPEKGIFKGNFVMKDFTDPKMIMQINSELELEFIGAFLGIADLQRITGHISMKMDFNELVDMTLPEASMGKLKEGIQSELRVSDLTFRIPNYPHIIHKLNLHADMKNGFVKLDTLSFFFGNSDFAMNGSLSDLPALFHQQEKPVQVTFTARSKRMIMKELLSYDTAMARKAKEEIYNFNIGLALETSVKELQHPNPLPKGKFKMEKLFASFKEYPHAFHDFGAELNINDTALLLRNFGGMIDSSDIRFSGRVINYQLWFDKIMRGKTQVAFDLKSQRLAMRDVLGPISKKYISRDYHQEVASGLWLRAKADLRYDSVFKFAKIKLANVSGELLQHKIKVDSVKGTVKVGADSFLRLDTLTGRIGKTDFDISMRLYMGKDTVKRKKENFLQFTSRNLDLDQLTNYKLTANEDEETVVAAPAATRTVVRDTSHASSFNIFNIPFIDFRATVNIGRVKYHRLWLRNIVSNVRMQANQHLYLDTLGMGIADGQIGMRGHFNGTDPKKIFFRSRIRAFDVDLEKLMLKLDHFGQDYVINKNIKGRLNGQIRSRIQMHPDLTPIIDNCEAELDLGIYNGSLVNFAPMQAMAGYFKDKNLNMVRFDTLRNKLSLKNGVLNIPNMNINSSLGFMEISGKQSLDMNMEYYMRIPLKMVTTVGFQSLFGRKKEEVDPDQVDAIEYRDKDKKVRFMNIKVTGTPDNFKVGLGKAKKA; this comes from the coding sequence ATGACTGGCAAGACGCGAAAGAGGATCCTCCGTATCTTATTAATACCTGTTGCTATATTGATAATATTGGCCGGCATTGCGGTCGGGGTGCTTTACTCCCAACAGCAGCGCCTGATTAACCTGGCAATCAAAGAATTAAATAAGCAATTACCCGGAGAATTGGTGATCGGAGGAAGTATGATATCTCCTTTCCAGAATTTCCCTTACATCTCTATCGGACTGAAAGACGTGAAGTTTTTTGCCACCAAGCAAAAGACCGGTCGTCCCATGTACCAGCTTGAAAAGCTGTATGTAGGGTTCAGTCTGCCGGATATTCTCCAACAGAAATACAATGTCAAGGTGATCTTTCTTAAGAAAGGGCACCTGGACCTGGTCAGAGATAATAATGGTAACCTGAATATCGTGGAAGCCAACAGGATCCAGCAGGACACTATTGCAACAGCTGCCGCTGAATCTGCTGCCCTGGACCTCGATATAAAAAAGATCGTATTGAGCGAACTGGAAATTTCCTTTACGGACAGACCCAGCGGTCAGCATGTCAATGCCCGTATCAGTAAGATCAAAACGTCTTTCCGTGCGGCTGATAATAAGATCTTTGCAGACTTTACCGGTGGTATGGTCGCTGACTATATCACCCCCAAAGATTCCTCCCTCTTCCGTAATAAACACCTGAACGCAGATTTTACCGTTACCTACGATCAGACAAAGGAATTCGTTACCCTGACAAAGGGTAACCTGAAACTGGAGGACTTCAGTTTCAGCGTTTCCGGTACGGCAGACCTGAAAAATGGTAATAACGTTGATTTCAAAATCAAAGGTGATAAACCGGATATCGGACAACTGATGTCTTTTGCACCTGCCTCCGTAGCGGACCAGGTGAAACAGTTCAAGTATGACGGACGGCTGTATTTCGACGGACTGGTTAAAGGAAAGCTTGCCGGCGAACAAATGCCATTGATCCAGGTGAATTTTGGCTGCGAAAACGGCTGGCTGATGAACCCTGACGCCAAGAAAAGGATTGATTCCCTTGGTTTTAAAGGCTATTATACCAATGGTGCGGAACATTCCCTGAAAACATCAGAACTGCACCTGATGAATATGAGCGCTATTCCTGAAAAAGGCATCTTTAAAGGGAACTTCGTCATGAAGGACTTTACAGATCCTAAAATGATCATGCAGATCAATTCGGAACTTGAGCTGGAATTTATCGGCGCTTTCCTGGGTATAGCTGACCTGCAGCGTATCACTGGTCATATCAGCATGAAGATGGACTTTAATGAACTGGTGGATATGACACTGCCGGAAGCATCCATGGGCAAATTAAAAGAAGGTATCCAGAGTGAACTGAGAGTAAGCGACCTGACCTTCCGTATTCCTAACTATCCGCATATCATCCATAAACTGAATCTTCATGCAGACATGAAGAATGGTTTTGTGAAACTGGATACACTGTCTTTCTTCTTCGGTAATTCTGATTTTGCGATGAACGGTTCCCTGAGCGATCTGCCTGCCCTTTTCCATCAACAGGAAAAACCGGTACAGGTCACATTCACTGCCCGTAGTAAAAGGATGATCATGAAGGAGTTGCTGTCATATGATACAGCGATGGCCAGAAAGGCAAAAGAAGAGATCTATAACTTCAATATCGGTCTGGCACTGGAAACTTCCGTGAAGGAACTGCAACATCCGAATCCATTGCCTAAAGGCAAATTTAAAATGGAGAAACTGTTTGCCAGTTTCAAGGAGTATCCACATGCTTTCCATGATTTCGGCGCAGAGCTGAATATCAACGATACAGCTTTATTGCTGCGCAATTTTGGTGGTATGATTGATAGCAGTGATATCCGTTTCAGTGGTCGTGTGATCAACTATCAGCTGTGGTTTGACAAGATCATGAGAGGAAAGACACAGGTGGCATTTGACCTGAAATCACAGCGTCTGGCCATGAGAGACGTACTCGGTCCTATCAGTAAGAAATATATATCCAGGGATTATCACCAGGAAGTCGCTTCCGGTCTCTGGTTACGTGCGAAAGCAGACCTGCGCTATGATTCTGTTTTCAAATTTGCCAAAATAAAACTGGCGAATGTTTCCGGTGAATTGCTGCAACATAAGATCAAGGTGGATAGTGTGAAGGGGACTGTAAAAGTAGGTGCAGACAGCTTCCTGAGACTGGATACACTCACCGGCCGTATAGGTAAGACAGACTTTGATATCAGTATGCGTTTATACATGGGTAAGGATACGGTGAAACGAAAGAAGGAGAATTTCTTACAGTTTACTTCCCGCAACCTTGACCTGGACCAGCTGACGAACTATAAACTGACGGCCAATGAAGATGAAGAGACTGTAGTAGCAGCGCCTGCAGCGACGCGTACAGTGGTAAGAGATACTTCACATGCCAGCAGCTTTAATATCTTCAATATTCCATTCATTGACTTCAGGGCTACCGTGAATATCGGCAGGGTGAAATACCATCGTCTGTGGCTCCGGAATATCGTTTCAAATGTGCGTATGCAGGCCAATCAGCATCTTTACCTGGATACCCTGGGAATGGGTATTGCAGATGGGCAGATCGGTATGAGAGGACATTTCAATGGTACTGATCCTAAGAAGATCTTCTTCCGCAGCAGGATCCGTGCGTTTGACGTAGACCTGGAAAAACTGATGCTGAAACTGGACCACTTCGGACAGGACTATGTGATCAACAAGAATATAAAAGGCCGTCTCAACGGGCAGATCAGAAGCCGTATACAGATGCATCCGGACCTGACGCCTATCATTGATAATTGCGAAGCGGAACTGGACCTGGGCATTTATAATGGCAGTCTGGTAAACTTTGCACCCATGCAGGCAATGGCGGGTTATTTCAAAGATAAGAACCTGAACATGGTGCGTTTTGATACATTGAGGAATAAACTGAGTCTGAAAAATGGCGTCCTGAATATTCCGAACATGAATATCAACTCGTCACTGGGCTTTATGGAGATCTCAGGTAAGCAATCACTGGATATGAACATGGAATACTATATGCGTATTCCGTTGAAGATGGTGACAACGGTTGGTTTCCAGTCTTTATTCGGCAGAAAGAAAGAAGAAGTGGATCCTGACCAGGTAGACGCCATTGAGTATCGCGACAAGGATAAAAAGGTGCGTTTTATGAATATCAAGGTAACAGGTACGCCGGATAACTTCAAAGTAGGACTGGGTAAGGCTAAGAAAGCGTAA
- a CDS encoding NAD-dependent epimerase/dehydratase family protein: MKPRVLITGASGFVGYHLVEAALDAGMEVYAAVRASSNVSHLNHLQVNYVYPDFSRKEALIEMIKEHRFDYIIHGAGITKARSLDEYNKVNAGYTQNLAQAVSESGIPLKKFLFISSLAAVGPIAYDASWPVPDVITPSPVTSYGKSKLLAEEFLGAISNVPWVILRPTAVYGPRERDLFVLFKTFRRGLEPYMGRGAQWLSFVYVKDLADAAILALKAPVSGVAYNISDGNSYDRYALAAIIKQHLKLRTLRIHLPLPVIKIVAAISEKVSRGAPLLNKDKLNELTAANWNCNIDSIRRDLGYQPRYNLEKGMQETLDWYSANKWF; the protein is encoded by the coding sequence ATGAAACCTCGCGTACTGATAACAGGTGCCAGCGGTTTTGTAGGATATCATCTGGTGGAGGCAGCCCTCGATGCAGGAATGGAAGTTTACGCTGCTGTTCGCGCATCGAGCAATGTCTCCCACCTGAACCATTTACAGGTAAATTATGTTTATCCTGATTTCAGCCGCAAAGAGGCGCTGATAGAAATGATAAAAGAACACCGGTTTGATTATATTATCCACGGTGCAGGTATAACAAAAGCAAGGTCTTTAGACGAATATAACAAAGTTAATGCAGGGTATACCCAAAACCTGGCGCAGGCAGTCAGCGAGTCAGGCATACCGCTCAAGAAATTTTTATTTATCAGCAGTCTGGCGGCCGTAGGCCCCATCGCATATGATGCCAGCTGGCCCGTACCGGATGTAATAACACCCAGCCCGGTCACCAGTTACGGAAAAAGTAAATTACTGGCAGAAGAATTCCTGGGTGCTATTTCGAATGTACCCTGGGTTATATTAAGGCCCACTGCTGTATACGGGCCGCGCGAAAGAGACCTTTTCGTATTGTTCAAAACATTCAGACGGGGTTTGGAACCTTATATGGGCAGAGGTGCCCAGTGGCTGAGTTTTGTGTATGTAAAAGACCTCGCAGATGCAGCTATACTGGCGTTAAAGGCGCCGGTATCAGGAGTCGCTTATAACATTTCAGATGGTAACAGTTACGATCGTTACGCACTGGCAGCGATTATCAAACAACACCTGAAGCTGCGCACACTTCGCATTCATTTGCCTTTGCCTGTCATTAAGATCGTTGCCGCTATTTCAGAAAAGGTGAGTCGTGGCGCTCCTTTACTGAATAAGGATAAACTCAACGAGCTGACGGCTGCAAACTGGAATTGTAATATAGATAGCATACGCCGGGACCTGGGTTACCAACCGCGCTATAATCTTGAAAAAGGTATGCAGGAAACCCTGGACTGGTACTCGGCCAATAAGTGGTTTTAG
- a CDS encoding GtrA family protein: protein MIKFLKAQASSLIATGVDFTIVVLLSALAGEWSAGVNVIGALSGGIANFMINRQWVFNREKGAIGGQALRYGITWVGNMLLNTAGVWLVLHFTGWHDVSNKETALRLSIVKLSVSLLVGFTYSYIMQKRFVFK from the coding sequence ATGATTAAATTTTTAAAGGCGCAGGCCTCCTCATTAATAGCAACAGGTGTGGACTTTACCATAGTAGTCCTGCTTTCCGCGCTGGCCGGAGAATGGTCAGCCGGTGTTAATGTGATCGGCGCCCTGTCTGGCGGTATAGCCAACTTTATGATCAACAGGCAATGGGTCTTTAACAGGGAAAAAGGAGCAATAGGAGGGCAGGCATTGCGCTATGGTATCACCTGGGTGGGAAACATGCTGTTAAATACAGCAGGCGTGTGGTTGGTACTGCACTTTACAGGATGGCACGATGTTTCGAATAAAGAAACAGCGCTTAGATTATCCATCGTAAAGTTGTCGGTTTCGTTGCTGGTTGGTTTTACTTACAGTTATATAATGCAGAAGCGATTCGTTTTTAAATGA
- a CDS encoding inositol-3-phosphate synthase, with amino-acid sequence MKHQIKEAKGKLGVLMPGLGAVATTFIAGVEAVKKGLAQPIGSVAQMGHIRLGKRTDNRNPLIKDFVSLASLNDLVFGGWDVYEDNVYTAAVKAEVLDRFQLEAIKPELEAIVPMKAAFDKNFVKNLDGTHVKDNKTRYELAQAVIEDIKNFQKEKGCDRVVMVWCGSTEIYHEAADVHMSLAAFEQGLKDNDLRIAPSMIYAYAALTLGVPFANGAPNLTCDIPALIELSKKTKTPIAGKDFKTGQTLMKTILAPGLTARALGMEGWFSTNILGNRDGWVLDDPDNFKTKEVSKLGVLEDILLPEENPELYGDMYHKIRINYYPPRKDNKESWDNIDIIGWMGYKMQIKINFLCRDSILAAPIVLDLALFIDFAKRAGMSGIQEWLSFYLKSPQTAPGLRPEHDIFKQLIKLQNTLRYLMGEDLITHLGLDYYEGILNEE; translated from the coding sequence ATGAAACATCAAATTAAAGAAGCAAAAGGTAAGCTGGGTGTTTTGATGCCAGGCCTTGGCGCGGTGGCCACAACATTCATCGCCGGGGTAGAGGCAGTTAAGAAGGGATTAGCACAGCCCATCGGTTCCGTCGCTCAGATGGGACATATCCGACTGGGTAAAAGAACTGACAACAGGAACCCGCTGATCAAAGACTTTGTGTCTTTAGCAAGTCTGAATGATCTGGTATTTGGTGGTTGGGATGTATACGAAGACAACGTATACACAGCAGCTGTAAAAGCTGAAGTGCTGGACAGATTCCAGCTGGAAGCGATCAAACCTGAACTGGAAGCCATTGTTCCAATGAAGGCCGCTTTCGATAAAAACTTTGTTAAAAATCTTGACGGTACACACGTTAAAGATAACAAAACCCGTTACGAGCTGGCACAGGCCGTAATAGAAGATATTAAGAATTTCCAGAAAGAAAAAGGCTGCGACCGTGTTGTAATGGTATGGTGCGGTTCTACCGAGATCTATCACGAAGCGGCAGACGTACATATGTCCCTCGCGGCTTTCGAACAGGGTCTGAAAGATAACGACCTGCGTATCGCGCCGAGCATGATCTATGCTTATGCAGCGTTAACATTAGGTGTTCCTTTCGCAAACGGTGCTCCTAACCTGACCTGCGACATCCCTGCCCTGATCGAACTGTCTAAAAAGACAAAAACTCCGATCGCAGGTAAAGATTTCAAAACCGGACAGACCCTGATGAAGACCATCCTGGCTCCAGGTCTGACTGCACGTGCACTGGGTATGGAAGGCTGGTTCTCCACCAACATCCTGGGTAACCGTGACGGATGGGTACTGGACGATCCGGATAACTTCAAAACCAAAGAAGTTTCCAAGCTGGGCGTACTGGAAGACATCCTGCTGCCGGAAGAAAATCCTGAACTGTATGGTGATATGTACCACAAGATCAGGATCAACTATTATCCTCCACGCAAGGATAATAAAGAGAGCTGGGATAACATTGACATCATCGGCTGGATGGGCTACAAAATGCAGATCAAGATCAACTTCCTCTGCCGTGACTCCATCCTGGCTGCGCCAATCGTTCTGGACCTCGCACTGTTCATCGACTTCGCTAAACGCGCAGGTATGAGCGGTATCCAGGAATGGCTGTCTTTCTATCTGAAGTCTCCGCAAACAGCTCCAGGTCTGCGGCCTGAGCATGACATCTTCAAACAGCTCATCAAACTGCAGAATACACTGCGTTACCTGATGGGTGAAGATCTGATCACGCACCTGGGTCTGGATTATTATGAAGGTATTTTAAACGAAGAATGA
- a CDS encoding DUF5686 and carboxypeptidase-like regulatory domain-containing protein: MNGSKNISLGLLLLLTLGFSSVFAQTTTVKGLVTDKSGSPLPFVSVFVPGTSFGISTDAAGRYELQFDSPKDSVRFSLMGYKAVTIRIQKGQEQVRNMILDNGAKQLTEFVVKRKKERYRNKDNPAVELIRLVIDNKSKNRMEHYDYANYNQYEKLEFALSNLSEKIQNSRFTRKYKFVFENQDTTKMAGRSLLPMYLEEKLADVYFRKDPEKKKTIITADKKVSFENYIDNRGLSAYLNHIYQDVDIYDNNMMLFTNQFLSPIANAGPTFYRYYIADTIVTADSSKLIVLEFYPRNKTDRLLEGKLYITLDGNYAIQKADMTANKEINLNFIRDFHLYMDFEKTPDGRYFMNKNTLMADFGLFKGSSGLYGERTVSIKNMVINKPMPDGFYAGTAVVQNEDQVQKPDSFWIANRHDSLTTAESKVYQNIDSLQNMKSFKRTLDIATFLLAGWKSAGPKFEIGPVNTFYNFNPVEGFRLRLGGRTTPKFNKSLYLEGYTAYGFKDEKWKYYFGGSYAFNHKSIYDWPVRALKASYQHDTKIPGQELQFVQEDNFLLSFKRGNNDKWLYNDIYRLFYLHEFDNHSSFQLGFKHWGQTPAGTLSYYKGLTQSDSVKKITTAELSLELRWAPHEEFYQGKNFRIPIPNKYPIFTFRAIAGVKGLFNSGYNYQNLSLNIYKMVFLGQLGYSEVVAEGGMIFGKVPYPLLTIHRANQSYAYQLQSYNLMNFLEFVSDRYAGINIDHNFNGFIFNKIPLLKKLKWREVATIKVLYGGLSKENDPRQDPSKIQFSNYADGTPITYTLGREPYVEGSVGVSNIFKLLRLDLVKRFTYLDNPLISNWGIRGRVRFDF; this comes from the coding sequence ATGAATGGTAGTAAAAATATTAGTTTAGGTCTTTTGTTATTGCTTACGCTCGGCTTTAGTTCAGTATTTGCACAAACAACGACAGTTAAGGGGCTTGTTACCGATAAATCGGGCTCCCCTTTGCCATTTGTAAGCGTTTTTGTGCCTGGTACATCCTTCGGTATCTCAACAGATGCCGCAGGCCGGTACGAATTACAGTTTGATAGCCCAAAAGATAGTGTGCGCTTTTCCCTCATGGGGTATAAAGCGGTGACAATACGCATACAAAAAGGACAGGAGCAGGTACGGAACATGATACTCGACAACGGAGCTAAACAGCTCACCGAGTTTGTCGTGAAGCGTAAGAAAGAGCGATACAGAAACAAAGACAATCCGGCTGTAGAGTTGATCCGACTGGTCATTGATAATAAATCAAAGAACAGAATGGAACACTACGACTATGCGAATTATAACCAGTACGAAAAGCTGGAATTTGCATTGAGTAATCTCTCCGAAAAGATACAGAACAGCCGCTTTACCCGCAAATACAAATTTGTGTTCGAAAACCAGGATACGACCAAAATGGCCGGCCGCTCGCTGCTGCCCATGTACCTGGAAGAAAAACTCGCAGATGTCTATTTCCGGAAGGATCCAGAGAAAAAGAAAACAATCATCACTGCTGATAAGAAAGTCAGCTTTGAGAATTATATTGACAACCGTGGTCTGAGTGCTTATCTGAACCACATCTACCAGGATGTGGATATCTATGATAACAACATGATGCTGTTCACCAACCAGTTCCTCAGCCCGATCGCCAACGCAGGTCCCACCTTTTACAGATATTATATCGCTGATACGATCGTGACGGCAGACAGCTCCAAACTGATCGTACTGGAATTCTATCCGCGTAATAAAACGGACAGGTTACTGGAAGGTAAACTGTATATCACGCTCGATGGCAACTACGCCATCCAGAAAGCGGATATGACGGCGAATAAAGAGATCAACCTGAACTTTATCCGTGATTTCCACCTGTATATGGACTTTGAGAAGACTCCGGACGGGCGTTATTTCATGAATAAAAATACCCTGATGGCGGATTTCGGTCTGTTTAAGGGAAGCAGCGGCCTCTATGGGGAACGTACCGTTTCCATCAAAAACATGGTAATCAATAAGCCGATGCCGGATGGCTTCTATGCAGGAACAGCCGTCGTGCAGAATGAAGACCAGGTGCAGAAACCGGATAGCTTCTGGATCGCGAACAGGCATGATAGTCTGACGACCGCAGAATCCAAGGTATATCAGAATATTGATAGTCTGCAGAACATGAAATCCTTCAAACGGACCCTGGATATCGCCACCTTCCTGCTGGCAGGATGGAAGAGCGCAGGGCCCAAATTTGAAATAGGTCCGGTAAATACCTTCTATAACTTCAACCCGGTAGAAGGTTTTCGTCTGAGACTGGGTGGTAGAACGACGCCTAAATTCAATAAGAGTCTCTACCTGGAGGGCTACACCGCCTACGGTTTCAAGGATGAAAAGTGGAAATATTACTTCGGAGGTTCTTATGCCTTCAACCATAAGTCTATTTACGACTGGCCGGTACGCGCCCTCAAGGCAAGTTACCAGCACGATACCAAGATTCCGGGTCAGGAACTGCAGTTCGTACAGGAAGATAACTTCCTGTTGTCCTTCAAACGTGGTAATAACGATAAATGGCTGTACAACGACATTTACAGGTTGTTTTACCTCCACGAATTTGACAACCACTCATCCTTCCAGCTTGGATTCAAACACTGGGGACAGACGCCGGCAGGTACCCTGTCTTATTATAAAGGGCTTACCCAGTCAGACAGCGTAAAGAAGATCACCACAGCAGAACTGTCACTCGAACTGCGCTGGGCGCCGCACGAGGAGTTCTACCAGGGTAAGAACTTCAGAATACCCATCCCCAACAAATATCCTATTTTTACATTCAGAGCGATCGCAGGAGTTAAGGGCCTGTTCAACAGCGGCTACAATTACCAGAATCTTTCCCTGAATATTTATAAGATGGTATTCCTGGGACAGCTGGGTTACAGTGAGGTCGTTGCAGAAGGTGGCATGATCTTCGGTAAGGTACCATATCCTTTGCTGACCATTCACAGAGCGAACCAGTCATATGCTTATCAGTTACAATCGTATAACCTGATGAACTTCCTGGAGTTTGTGAGTGACCGCTATGCAGGGATAAATATTGACCATAACTTTAACGGATTTATTTTCAATAAGATACCTTTGCTGAAGAAACTGAAGTGGCGTGAAGTAGCAACCATAAAAGTACTTTATGGTGGATTGAGCAAAGAAAATGACCCACGTCAGGATCCGTCAAAGATCCAGTTCTCCAATTATGCAGATGGAACGCCGATTACCTATACTTTAGGTAGGGAGCCATATGTAGAAGGTAGTGTTGGTGTTTCTAATATATTCAAATTACTCAGGCTTGACCTGGTAAAAAGGTTTACTTATCTGGACAACCCTCTTATTTCCAACTGGGGTATCAGAGGAAGGGTCAGATTTGATTTTTAA
- a CDS encoding PadR family transcriptional regulator, giving the protein MYSKELLKGTIEIIILKLLVEKGSMYGYEITQQVKNLTKGKIVISEGTLYPTLHKLEAIGVLCTEIIHIGRRQRKYYQISEAGKDISASKMQELSSFLHSLNQILDFKLST; this is encoded by the coding sequence ATGTACTCAAAAGAACTACTGAAAGGAACTATTGAGATCATTATCCTGAAATTGCTGGTCGAAAAAGGGAGTATGTACGGATATGAGATCACTCAACAGGTTAAAAATCTGACTAAAGGAAAGATCGTCATCAGCGAAGGTACCCTCTATCCTACCCTTCATAAACTGGAGGCCATAGGGGTTCTCTGCACCGAAATTATCCACATCGGAAGGCGTCAAAGAAAATATTATCAGATTTCTGAGGCCGGAAAGGACATTTCGGCATCAAAAATGCAGGAACTAAGTTCGTTTCTGCATTCCCTAAACCAGATCTTAGACTTTAAACTGTCCACCTAA